A single window of Gossypium arboreum isolate Shixiya-1 chromosome 13, ASM2569848v2, whole genome shotgun sequence DNA harbors:
- the LOC108464183 gene encoding thiosulfate/3-mercaptopyruvate sulfurtransferase 1, mitochondrial isoform X3 produces MHHGTCQMSRGIQFKSTRLLTFLVLFSLMLMEYLIELQSCRICCHPRKVLQLLCLLLASIIKMGWLFMMGREFLVQHVSGGEMFRVFGHDRVWVLDGGLPRWRSSGYDVESSASSDAILKASAASEAIEKVYRGQTAGPLTFQTKFQPHLVWTLDQVRRNIEEKTHQHIDARSKPRFDGAAPEPRKGIRSGHVPGSKCIPFPQMLDASQTLLPAEELKKRFNEEGISLERPVLTSCGTGVTACILALGLHRLGKTDVPVYDGSWTEWGAESDTPVDTSS; encoded by the exons ATGCATCATGGTACATGCCAGATGAGCAGAGGAATCCAATTCAAGAGTACCAG GTTGCTCACATTCCTGGTGCTCTTTTCTTTGATGTTGATGGAATATCTGATCGAACTACAAAG TTGCCGCATATGCTGCCATCCGAGGAAGGTTTTGCAGTTGCTGTGTCTGCTCTTGGCATCCATAATAAAGATGGGCTGGTTGTTTATGATGGGAAGGGAATTTTTAGTGCAGCACGTGTCTGGTGGTGA GATGTTCCGAGTCTTTGGGCATGACAGGGTCTGGGTGTTAGATGGAGGCCTCCCAAGGTGGCGTTCATCAGGTTATGATGTTGAATCCAGTGCTTCTAGTGATGCTATTTTGAAAGCCAGTGCTGCTAGTGAGGCAATAGAGAAAGTCTATCGGGGGCAAACT GCTGGACCACTCACATTTCAGACAAAATTTCAGCCGCATCTTGTCTGGACACTTGATCAG GTTAGAAGAAACATTGAGGAAAAGACTCACCAACATATAGATGCCCGTTCCAAGCCCAG ATTTGATGGTGCTGCACCAGAACCTCGTAAAGGAATTAGAAGTGGCCATGTACCTGGCAGCAAATGTATTCCTTTTCCACAG ATGTTAGATGCTTCACAGACTCTTCTACCTGCTGAAGAGCTCAAGAAACGATTTAATGAAGAGG GCATCTCATTGGAACGCCCTGTTTTAACTTCTTGTGGCACTGGTGTAACTGCTTGTATTCTGGCATTG GGCCTCCATCGACTTGGGAAGACTGATGTTCCGGTATATGATGGATCTTGGACTGAATGGGGTGCGGAATCTGACACACCTGTTGACACTTCATCTTAA
- the LOC108464183 gene encoding thiosulfate/3-mercaptopyruvate sulfurtransferase 1, mitochondrial isoform X2 has translation MASSLLSRTLLGHRLIRFSSSLPQNPLIFSNLFNKREFRVQAESYHTTYKASGQPSRLMASAAIETRSNFSTQSLSTNDPVVSVDWLHANLREPDLKVLDASWYMPDEQRNPIQEYQVAHIPGALFFDVDGISDRTTKLPHMLPSEEGFAVAVSALGIHNKDGLVVYDGKGIFSAARVWWVWVLDGGLPRWRSSGYDVESSASSDAILKASAASEAIEKVYRGQTAGPLTFQTKFQPHLVWTLDQVRRNIEEKTHQHIDARSKPRFDGAAPEPRKGIRSGHVPGSKCIPFPQMLDASQTLLPAEELKKRFNEEGISLERPVLTSCGTGVTACILALGLHRLGKTDVPVYDGSWTEWGAESDTPVDTSS, from the exons ATGGCATCATCCCTTCTCTCTAGAACTCTTTTGGGTCACCGCTTAATTCGATTTTCCTCGTCTCTCCCTCAGAACCCCTTGATTTTCTCTAATCTTTTCAAT AAGAGAGAGTTCCGTGTACAGGCTGAGTCTTACCATACCACATATAAGGCCTCTGGTCAGCCTTCTCGTTTAATGGCTTCTGCAGCAATTGAGACAAGAAGTAATTTTTCGACACAGTCTCTTTCTACCAATGATCCGGTTGTTTCTGTTGATTGGCTTCATGCTAATTTAAGGGAGCCTGATTTGAAG GTATTGGATGCATCATGGTACATGCCAGATGAGCAGAGGAATCCAATTCAAGAGTACCAG GTTGCTCACATTCCTGGTGCTCTTTTCTTTGATGTTGATGGAATATCTGATCGAACTACAAAG TTGCCGCATATGCTGCCATCCGAGGAAGGTTTTGCAGTTGCTGTGTCTGCTCTTGGCATCCATAATAAAGATGGGCTGGTTGTTTATGATGGGAAGGGAATTTTTAGTGCAGCACGTGTCTGGTG GGTCTGGGTGTTAGATGGAGGCCTCCCAAGGTGGCGTTCATCAGGTTATGATGTTGAATCCAGTGCTTCTAGTGATGCTATTTTGAAAGCCAGTGCTGCTAGTGAGGCAATAGAGAAAGTCTATCGGGGGCAAACT GCTGGACCACTCACATTTCAGACAAAATTTCAGCCGCATCTTGTCTGGACACTTGATCAG GTTAGAAGAAACATTGAGGAAAAGACTCACCAACATATAGATGCCCGTTCCAAGCCCAG ATTTGATGGTGCTGCACCAGAACCTCGTAAAGGAATTAGAAGTGGCCATGTACCTGGCAGCAAATGTATTCCTTTTCCACAG ATGTTAGATGCTTCACAGACTCTTCTACCTGCTGAAGAGCTCAAGAAACGATTTAATGAAGAGG GCATCTCATTGGAACGCCCTGTTTTAACTTCTTGTGGCACTGGTGTAACTGCTTGTATTCTGGCATTG GGCCTCCATCGACTTGGGAAGACTGATGTTCCGGTATATGATGGATCTTGGACTGAATGGGGTGCGGAATCTGACACACCTGTTGACACTTCATCTTAA
- the LOC108464183 gene encoding thiosulfate/3-mercaptopyruvate sulfurtransferase 1, mitochondrial isoform X1, translating into MASSLLSRTLLGHRLIRFSSSLPQNPLIFSNLFNKREFRVQAESYHTTYKASGQPSRLMASAAIETRSNFSTQSLSTNDPVVSVDWLHANLREPDLKVLDASWYMPDEQRNPIQEYQVAHIPGALFFDVDGISDRTTKLPHMLPSEEGFAVAVSALGIHNKDGLVVYDGKGIFSAARVWWMFRVFGHDRVWVLDGGLPRWRSSGYDVESSASSDAILKASAASEAIEKVYRGQTAGPLTFQTKFQPHLVWTLDQVRRNIEEKTHQHIDARSKPRFDGAAPEPRKGIRSGHVPGSKCIPFPQMLDASQTLLPAEELKKRFNEEGISLERPVLTSCGTGVTACILALGLHRLGKTDVPVYDGSWTEWGAESDTPVDTSS; encoded by the exons ATGGCATCATCCCTTCTCTCTAGAACTCTTTTGGGTCACCGCTTAATTCGATTTTCCTCGTCTCTCCCTCAGAACCCCTTGATTTTCTCTAATCTTTTCAAT AAGAGAGAGTTCCGTGTACAGGCTGAGTCTTACCATACCACATATAAGGCCTCTGGTCAGCCTTCTCGTTTAATGGCTTCTGCAGCAATTGAGACAAGAAGTAATTTTTCGACACAGTCTCTTTCTACCAATGATCCGGTTGTTTCTGTTGATTGGCTTCATGCTAATTTAAGGGAGCCTGATTTGAAG GTATTGGATGCATCATGGTACATGCCAGATGAGCAGAGGAATCCAATTCAAGAGTACCAG GTTGCTCACATTCCTGGTGCTCTTTTCTTTGATGTTGATGGAATATCTGATCGAACTACAAAG TTGCCGCATATGCTGCCATCCGAGGAAGGTTTTGCAGTTGCTGTGTCTGCTCTTGGCATCCATAATAAAGATGGGCTGGTTGTTTATGATGGGAAGGGAATTTTTAGTGCAGCACGTGTCTGGTG GATGTTCCGAGTCTTTGGGCATGACAGGGTCTGGGTGTTAGATGGAGGCCTCCCAAGGTGGCGTTCATCAGGTTATGATGTTGAATCCAGTGCTTCTAGTGATGCTATTTTGAAAGCCAGTGCTGCTAGTGAGGCAATAGAGAAAGTCTATCGGGGGCAAACT GCTGGACCACTCACATTTCAGACAAAATTTCAGCCGCATCTTGTCTGGACACTTGATCAG GTTAGAAGAAACATTGAGGAAAAGACTCACCAACATATAGATGCCCGTTCCAAGCCCAG ATTTGATGGTGCTGCACCAGAACCTCGTAAAGGAATTAGAAGTGGCCATGTACCTGGCAGCAAATGTATTCCTTTTCCACAG ATGTTAGATGCTTCACAGACTCTTCTACCTGCTGAAGAGCTCAAGAAACGATTTAATGAAGAGG GCATCTCATTGGAACGCCCTGTTTTAACTTCTTGTGGCACTGGTGTAACTGCTTGTATTCTGGCATTG GGCCTCCATCGACTTGGGAAGACTGATGTTCCGGTATATGATGGATCTTGGACTGAATGGGGTGCGGAATCTGACACACCTGTTGACACTTCATCTTAA